A single window of Drosophila suzukii chromosome 3, CBGP_Dsuzu_IsoJpt1.0, whole genome shotgun sequence DNA harbors:
- the mld gene encoding uncharacterized protein mld isoform X1 gives MSANRRRQSSFFCAKTATTEEKMAKRASARAAATAIAPCKEQLSLPTADEDLLEMPRICRCCCKRDLELLGLFEASQPTLANTSASNKYKSSGTLAKTCATEAEAETETPETLSANPVNPGTKATSSPSEAATATATATATATSAFSTTPSTSPMRRRTTASTTTTTTTTTPTAPPAPRGRSSDNAVDYTLSGAHSSMDIVLEEMTIWMLNINRDDGLPQEICRQCMAQFLMVAKFRRKCVRMQQRLQDFAQEISDRQTARQAKRQQKVQKNSQSQDGEAFTSTSTFTSTSTFSGEPLTNVPVRKRRMVSESDSGESALAAVAVKQVRMESEDLPPPKPSPVPLRLRKYRTFSIGCEMERPSIDASSMPWKTKAARKQLSETWSSSRCSPELLTSSPSRQRSSTSSSEHTSDLSVGPCCGFESDSNPSSSTTFNAAPRNIGIVVRSPPKAKPSSPVNDLLPRRGRRPRNAPIYHPPKRQRRSLVRREPLKRKVMTEQVNAEKRKSDQNDIYPPEPKVENMAPSCDEAIDSTSDAPKELPSNVVQEECNPINSNKVCGDINQVEKEKEITSNGLIESSNQVRAIEEDTAPNGLVEEKVQVQVELPKADLTVVRHPCTDENDEITGTYRELLEQFEATTAPQEYASDDLPIKEEIQSILNVIQAEADLVQSGELTSSTEPSELQPQIVEQLVTVDQQPLAMEQQESMEQPVKSVDQPDSVEQPEIIVSIPLEALDENLQRRLCLDPETEESLNRESDTPKELPVQPDDVNNNENDENFCQSATADSFNSAVALRTHQIEALPPGNTESDADEVPVVRSGPTPMDFMAEFAKHCANGVEQLKATTPVASPTPSDLLPLNDLDAKQKLEVEMNDVENTLNGILNEMQDQHMYTPTCAHIDEFLTPADYAPMTEQETSVSSPPNPFEQSPRAEPEAKPNASDDPFDNSNFSSELIGFQNDIPCFENIETTTEQGQNLHLELTQFLRDLQPAQPNQQLGEQCTKTQVETHETVQMQVQASNLQMQHDIHSQNESADPSPNESPISSPQVGSQIEIQMEPEIENQLQHEILTVQSPQQNHPEVQSHDQSQIPPQIDPHIQVQNHREQTLQIVPHGQQQVVAQVHPQMQLQSQIVPHVQTRGTTTTVTYEQIYQQHIVQQTVQQSHNKMQVISLPSGGSERRQWKTQQSQQQQQLQWSTVGGLEAIKSAPVESVSPTTTTYYISAGDLYPQQGETYTMLQPAPKDSYMIEHVNHQHQQQHRQQQHHQQQIQLAQQQHHQAQQQPIMILIQQQDVQKPVASASNPRQAPMHAYRNDIHQLQNTQHQQVRQQYYRQQQYQPQQGTQQQQSQQSRVVQSHPVLGMPGATSISTKVTPIPATTPKGRALTLKCRFCHNGPRFSSSLEYSRHIIDLHPAVAPFNCPHCPLAFAGRTKRSQHILSHHVVQQYQCGQCSQVFPAQKALDIHIQRFHMQLKTEPLGAVSVEDVQLEITGDRRRGRPYKPRLQQQQHQLQPQHQLQALQQQQQQQQQQQQHQQHQQQQQQQQEQQQQEQQQLQQLQSQQQQQHSLQVQHPQQQPIMQPQSPHPSTMEIQASPTTPRKILCCPDCEDCTSGHSHGHEMCEEQAALQAPPTVLTPPSTIVSAPSPQPMMYSQHITMPSPEQSEPDSTTTLRQYRKRGVIVGPQGPLHLATPVASPSPSSSPSSSTVDHAPPASPAPPASPAPPPSPAPPTVQMNELRACHQCLYCEERFSNEIALKKHHQLAHGAQTTMPFVCTICKRGYRMRTALHRHMESHDVEGRPYECNICRVRFPRPSQLTLHKITVHLLSKPHTCDECGKQFGTESALKTHIKFHGELGYQCDGCDRTFEYLKELRKHRRTHSEMFYKCKFCPSSFVRFTGYRAHMKTHLPLGVFITEEVASKSPSNNNSTTSSDKVLDPSTTPFEETPLTPMSSGGHVYNSPDEYPNSVESCAGNSLALDTIATTP, from the exons ATGAGTGCCAACCGAAGAAGACAGAGCAGTTTCTTCTGCGCGAAGACGGCAACAACCGAGGAGAAGATGGCAAAAAGAGCCAGTGCAAGAGCTGCAGCAACTGCAATTGCACCATGCAAAGAGCAGCTTTCTCTACCGACTGCTGATGAGGATTTACTGGAAATGCCTCGCATTTGCCGCTGCTGTTGCAAACGGGATTTGGAATTACTCGGCTTATTCGAGGCCAGCCAGCCAACATTGGCCAACACATCAGCATCGAACAAATACAAATCATCGGGAACATTAGCAAAAACATGTGCGACAGAAGCAGAAGCAGAAACCGAAACTCCAGAGACATTGTCCGCAAATCCAGTAAATCCCGGTACTAAAGCTACATCATCTCCATCAGAAGCAGCTACAGCAACGGCTACTGCTACAGCAACAGCAACGTCCGCATTTTCAACCACACCCTCCACATCTCCCATGAGGCGTCGCACCACTGctagcaccaccaccaccaccaccaccacaacacCCACTGCACCGCCAGCCCCTCGTGGACGGAGCAGCGATAATGCCGTCGACTACACCCTCAGCGGAGCCCACAGCAGCATGGACATTGTCCTCGAGGAGATGACCATTTGGATGCTCAAT ATAAATCGCGACGATGGACTGCCGCAAGAAATCTGCCGGCAGTGCATGGCCCAGTTTTTGATGGTGGCCAAGTTCCGCCGGAAATGTGTACGGATGCAACAGCGCCTGCAGGACTTTGCCCAGGAGATATCCGACCGCCAGACGGCCAGACAAGCGAAGCGTCAGCAAAAAGTCCAAAAGAATAGTCAGAGTCAGGACGGTGAGGCCttcacatccacatccacattcACATCCACATCGACATTCAGCGGGGAACCCCTGACCAACGTGCCAGTGCGAAAGCGCCGTATGGTATCGGAATCCGATTCCGGAGAATCGGCGTTAGCAGCTGTTGCAGTGAAGCAGGTGCGCATGGAATCGGAGGATTTACCACCACCCAAGCCGAGTCCAGTGCCACTTCGACTTCGCAAATATCGCACCTTCTCCATTGGCTGTGAAATGGAGCGTCCCTCCATCGATGCCAGCAGCATGCCCTGGAAGACGAAGGCGGCCCGCAAGCAACTTTCGGAGACCTGGTCATCGTCCCGCTGCTCCCCGGAGCTCCTCACCTCCTCGCCATCGCGCCAAcgcagcagcaccagcagcagtgAGCACACAAGCGACCTGTCCGTGGGTCCATGTTGTGGCTTCGAGAGCGACAGCAATCCCTCCTCCTCAACCACCTTCAATGCAGCACCGAGGAACATCGGTATTGTGGTGAGGTCCCCCCCGAAGGCAAAACCCTCGTCGCCAGTCAATGATTTATTGCCCCGCAGGGGTCGGCGTCCGAGGAATGCGCCGATATACCATCCCCCCAAACGACAACGACGATCGCTGGTTAGAAGGGAGCCGTTGAAGCGAAAAGTTATGACAGAACAAGTTAACGCAGAGAAAAGAAAGTCTGATCAAAATGATATTTATCCGCCGGAACCGAAGGTGGAGAACATGGCCCCATCCTGCGATGAGGCCATCGACAGCACATCCGATGCACCAAAGGAATTGCCATCGAATGTGGTCCAAGAGGAGTGTAATCCAATTAATTCAAACAAAGTTTGTGGTGATATAAACCAGGTTGAAAAGGAGAAGGAAATCACATCGAATGGTTTGATAGAGAGTTCCAACCAGGTGCGGGCTATCGAAGAGGATACAGCCCCCAATGGCTTGGTTGAGGAAAAGGTTCAAGTCCAAGTAGAACTACCTAAAGCTGATCTAACTGTCGTCAGACATCCTTGTACTGATGAAAATGACGAAATTACTGGAACCTACCGGGAGTTACTGGAACAGTTTGAAGCCACCACCGCTCCCCAAGAATATGCTTCAGATGATCTCCCCATTAAAGAGGAAATCCAATCCATATTGAATGTCATCCAAGCAGAAGCTGATCTAGTGCAGTCCGGGGAACTGACCTCATCCACGGAACCCAGTGAATTGCAACCGCAAATTGTTGAGCAGCTGGTAACTGTGGACCAGCAACCATTAGCTATGGAACAGCAGGAATCCATGGAGCAACCGGTGAAATCTGTAGACCAACCTGACTCAGTGGAGCAACCGGAGATCATAGTGAGCATACCGCTGGAGGCCCTTGACGAGAATCTACAGCGTCGCCTTTGCTTGGATCCCGAAACAGAGGAGTCGCTGAATCGCGAATCTGACACGCCCAAGGAGCTGCCCGTGCAGCCCGATGACGTCAACAACAATGAGAACGATGAAAATTTTTGCCAGAGTGCTACAGCAGATAGCTTCAATTCTGCTGTGGCACTCCGAACCCATCAAATTGAAGCATTACCACCGGGGAACACGGAATCGGACGCGGATGAGGTGCCGGTGGTGCGATCTGGACCAACCCCCATGGATTTTATGGCCGAGTTTGCCAAGCATTGTGCAAACGGCGTTGAGCAGCTGAAGGCCACCACTCCAGTGGCATCGCCCACACCCTCGGACCTTCTGCCCCTTAACGATCTGGATGCTAAGCAGAAACTAGAAGTGGAGATGAACGACGTCGAGAACACTCTTAATGGCATCCTCAACGAGATGCAGGACCAGCACATGTACACACCGACTTGTGCCCACATTGATGAGTTTCTCACTCCCGCCGATTATGCTCCAATGACGGAGCAAGAGACGTCCGTTTCATCGCCGCCCAATCCTTTCGAGCAGAGTCCACGTGCCGAACCGGAGGCCAAACCCAATGCCTCCGATGATCCCTTCGATAACAGCAACTTCAGCAGCGAACTGATTGGCTTCCAAAACGACATTCCCTGCTTTGAGAATATTGAAACCACTACAGAACAGGGACAGAACCTGCATTTGGAGCTTACTCAGTTCCTAAGGGATCTTCAGCCGGCACAGCCAAATCAGCAGCTCGGGGAGCAATGCACCAAGACCCAAGTTGAGACACATGAGACCGTCCAGATGCAAGTCCAAGCCTCCAACCTCCAAATGCAACATGATATTCATTCTCAAAATGAGTCTGCCGATCCTTCTCCGAACGAATCTCCCATATCATCACCTCAAGTCGGGTCCCAAATTGAAATACAGATGGAACCTGAAATTGAGAATCAGCTGCAACACGAAATCCTGACAGTGCAGAGTccacaacaaaatcatcctgAAGTACAATCTCATGACCAATCTCAGATCCCACCGCAGATAGATCCTCATATTCAAGTCCAAAACCATCGAGAGCAAACTTTACAAATCGTGCCGCATGGCCAGCAACAAGTGGTTGCTCAAGTGCATCCCCAGATGCAGCTTCAGTCCCAGATAGTGCCACATGTCCAGACGCGGGGCACGACGACGACAGTCACCTACGAGCAGATCTATCAGCAGCACATTGTCCAGCAGACGGTGCAGCAATCCCACAACAAGATGCAGGTCATCTCGCTGCCCTCGGGAGGATCGGAAAGAAGGCAGTGGAAGACACAGCAGtcgcaacagcagcagcagctccagTGGTCAACGGTGGGCGGACTGGAGGCCATTAAGAGTGCCCCCGTCGAGAGTGTTTCACCCACAACCACAACATACTACATCAGTGCCGGCGATCTGTATCCGCAACAGGGTGAAACTTACACTATGCTGCAGCCGGCACCCAAAGACAGCTACATGATCGAGCACGTGAATCAccaacaccagcagcaacatcgtcagcagcagcatcacCAGCAGCAAATTCAACTGGCCCAACAGCAACATCACCAGGCGCAGCAACAACCGATTATGATACTCATCCAGCAACAAGATGTTCAGAAACCGGTGGCCTCAGCCAGCAATCCTCGACAGGCACCAATGCACGCCTACAGAAACGATATCCATCAACTCCAAAACACGCAACACCAACAGGTACGGCAGCAATATTACCGTCAGCAGCAATATCAGCCGCAGCAGGGaacgcagcagcaacagtcgCAACAAAGTCGAGTCGTACAAAGCCACCCAGTATTGGGAATGCCGGGAGCCACTTCTATTTCCACCAAAGTGACTCCTATTCCCGCCACAACGCCCAAGGGCAGGGCCCTAACGCTCAAGTGTCGCTTCTGCCACAACGGACCGCGATTCTCCAGCAGCCTGGAGTACAGCCGACATATCATCGATCTGCATCCGGCGGTGGCGCCATTCAACTGTCCACACTGTCCTCTCGCATTTGCCGGCCGGACCAAGCGCTCTCAGCACATCCTTAGCCACCATGTGGTGCAGCAGTATCAATGCGGCCAATGCTCTCAGGTGTTCCCGGCCCAGAAGGCTCTGGACATTCACATCCAGCGTTTCCACATGCAACTGAAGACAGAACCTCTGGGTGCCGTGAGTGTGGAGGACGTTCAGCTGGAGATCACCGGAGATCGGAGGCGGGGTAGGCCGTATAAACCGAGGttgcagcaacagcagcatcaGCTGCAACCACAGCATCAGCTACAAGCGctacagcagcagcagcaacaacaacaacaacaacaacaacatcaacaacatcaacaacagcagcagcagcaacaagagcaacagcaacaggaGCAGCAACAACTGCAGCAGTTACaatcgcagcagcagcaacaacattcGTTGCAAGTGCAGCATCCACAGCAACAACCGATAATGCAGCCGCAATCGCCCCATCCATCAA CAATGGAAATCCAGGCCAGCCCAACAACGCCACGAAAGATTCTCTGCTGTCCAGATTGCGAAGACT GCACTTCCGGCCACAGCCACGGCCACGAGATGTGCGAGGAGCAGGCGGCACTGCAAGCTCCACCAACGGTGCTCACTCCGCCCTCGACCATCGTCTCGGCTCCGTCGCCGCAGCCCATGATGTACTCGCAGCACATAACCATGCCGTCACCGGAACAATCCGAGCCAGATTCCACGACCACGTTGAGACAGTACCGCAAACGTGGCGTGATCGTTGGGCCACAGGGTCCGCTGCATTTGGCCACACCAGTGGCCTCACCCTCGCCGTCGTCGTCACCCTCCTCGTCGACGGTGGACCATGCGCCGCCAGCCTCCCCGGCGCCGCCCGCTTCTCCGGCACCGCCTCCATCGCCAGCCCCACCCACGGTGCAGATGAACGAGTTGCGAGCGTGCCACCAGTGTCTGTACTGCGAGGAGCGATTCTCCAATGAGATTGCTTTGAAGAAGCACCATCAGCTGGCGCACGGAGCCCAGACAACGATGCCTTTCGTGTGCACCATATGCAAGCGTGGATATCGCATGCGAACGGCTCTGCACCGACACATGGAGTCGCACGATGTGGAGGGACGACCATATGAGTGCAACATTTGTCGCGTGCGTTTCCCACGACCATCGCAGCTGACGCTGCACAAGATCACGGTGCACTTACTCTCGAAACCGCATACCTGCGACGAGTGCGGCAAACAGTTTGGGACGGAGAGTGCCCTGAAGACGCACATCAAGTTCCATGGAG AGCTCGGTTACCAGTGCGACGGGTGCGATCGGACATTCGAGTATCTGAAAGAATTGCGCAAGCATCGACGCACCCACAGCGAGATGTTTTACAAATGCAAGTTTTGCCCCAGCTCCTTTGTGCGATTCACGGGTTATCGGG CCCACATGAAGACCCATTTGCCACTGGGCGTATTTATCACCGAGGAAGTCGCATCAAAGTCACCCAGCAACAATAATAGCACCACGAGCAGTGATAAGGTGCTGGATCCATCCACAACACCCTTCGAGGAGACCCCTTTGACGCCAATGAGCAGCGGTGGACACGTGTACAACAGCCCCGATGAATACCCCAATTCGGTGGAAAGCTGTGCTGGCAACAGCCTGGCTTTGGATACGATTGCCACAACGCCATAA